The Pseudomonas hefeiensis genomic sequence AACGGTGGCGAGTATTTTTATTGTTGTGCATGGCGCGCTCCGCAACATGAGACGGGATGTCGGAGGCGATTATCGAAAGGCGTCAGGCCGCGTCATACGCTGCCTTGGAGGCAATTGGCGGATGCTTTGGAAGCGCCGGCCCGGCGCGGCAGTTTGGGTGTAAGACTGCGATGCCGACGGGCGCGGTACTTTGGGTGCGGGCCGCAGGGGGGGGCTGAGGAATGTAGGGTTGGTGCTGGAGTAGCACCGACTTGTAGCAAGGGGGTATCTGTGAGAGCAAGACCTGTAGGAAATCTGTGGGAGCAAGGCTTGCAGGAAGTTTGTGGGAGCAAGACCGGTAGGAAGGCTGTGGGAGCAAGGCCGGTAGGAAGTCTGTGGGAGCAAGGCCGGTAGGAAGTCTGTGGGAGCAAGGCTTGCCCGCGATGAACGATAACGCGGTTCAGCTGTTCGACCACGGCGCGGCTATCGCGGGCGAGCCTTGCTCCCACAGACCTTGCTCCCGCTGGCCTGTGCAGCTGGCCTGTGCAGCAGGCCCCTCTGCGGTGTATCAGAACCTCGGTTTGACGGCTTTCCAGTCCGGCTTGTAGCGCTGCATCTGCCGCACGTCGTCGCGCTGGCGGATGCCGCACCTGAGGAACTGCTCATGCAGCTTGGCCAGTTGATCGCGGTCCAGCTCCAGCCCAAGTCCCGGCGCACGGGTGATTTTCACGCAACCGTCGACAATCGGCAGCTTGCCGCCCTTGATCACCTCTTCATCCGGTTCCTGCCACGGGTAATGGGTGTCACAGGCGTAGTCCAGGTTCGGCACCGAAGCCGCGACGTGGGCCATGGCCATCAGGCTGATGCCCAGGTGGGAGTTCGAATGCATCGACACCCCCAGGCCAAAGGTGTCGCACATTTTCGCCAGCGCCTGGGTGTCTCGCAGCCCGCCCCAGTAATGGTGGTCGGCCAAGACGATCTGCACGCTGTTCAGCGCCACGCTACGACGAAACTCGTCGAAATCGGTGACCACCATATTGGTCGCCAGCGGCAGGCCGGTGCGTCTGTGCAGTTCGGCCATGCCCTCGAGCCCCGGCGTGGGATCTTCGTAGTATTGCAGGTCATCGCCCAGCAGCTCGGCCATGCGAATGGAGGTTTCCAGCGACCAGTTGCCATTGGGATCGATGCGCAGCGGGTAGCCGGGAAAAGCCTGTTTCAACGCCTTGATGCAGGCCACTTCGTGCTCCGGCTCCAGGGTGCCGGCCTTGAGCTTGATGCTCTTGAAGCCGTAGTCCTGGATCATGCGCCGGGCCTGGGCAACGATTTGCTGTTCGTTGAGCGCCTCGCCCCAACTGTCCGGCGGATACGGCGAATCAACGTGCTCGGCGTACTTGAAAAACAGATAGGCGCTGAACGGAATCTCATCACGAATCGCCCCGCCCAGCAGATCCACCAGCGGCACGTTCAGGTAATGGGCTTGCAGGTCCAGGCAGGCCACCTCAAACGCCGAGTAAGCATTGCTCACCGCCTTGCTCGCATGGGAACCCGGCGCCAGCTCCGCACCGGCAACGCTGGCGGGCCGGTGGGCGGCCACAGTGGCCTGGACGATGGCCCGCAACTGGTTGAGGTTGAACGGGTCCAGCCCGATCAACTGGCTTTGCAGTTGCTGCTGGATCGCCAGGGCCGGCGCATCGCCGTAACTCTCTCCCAGGCCGATGTAACCGTTGTCGCTCTCGATCTCGATGATCGAACGCAGCGCGTAGGGCTCATGAATGCCGCTGGCGTTGAGCAGCGGCGGATCGCGAAAGGCGATGGGTGTGACGGTGACGCGTGTGATTTTCATGCAGCGGCTCCGATCATTGTTTTTGTAGAGAACGGGCCGATGATGGACGGTGGGTATTGTTCCCGTCTAATCTAACTTGGCACTTGATTGATACCTGGATTGAATCAATGTTTGAACTGGCCCAGCTACGCTGCTTCACCACGGTGGCGACCGAACTCAATTTCCGTCGCGCCGCCGAACGTCTGAACATGACCCAGCCTCCGCTGAGCCGGCAGATCCAGTTGCTGGAACATCACCTGGGTGTCGAACTGTTCACCCGCAGCACTCGCAGCGTGGCGCTCACCGCCGCCGGGCGGGCGTTTTTCATCGAAGCGCAGAACCTGCTGGAGCAGGCGCAACAAGCCGCCGTGGCCGCCAAGCGGTTTGCCCAGGGCGACATCGGCTCGGTCACCATCAGCTTCGTCGGCAGCGCGGTGTATGAGTTTCTACCCAAGGTCATCGCCGAAGCCCGCCTGAAACAGCCCCAGGTAAAAATCGTCCTGTCGGAGATGAACACTTACCAGCAACACGAGGCCCTGCGCGCCCGCCGCATCGACCTGGGGATCGTCCGCTCGCCACTGCTGGAAACCGGCTACGCCACCGAGTGCCTGGTGCGCGAGCCGTTCGTCCTGGCAGTGCCTGTCGGGCATCCGCTGGCCAGTGCCGATTCGGTGGGCGTCGAGGATCTCGACGGTGAACCCTTCCTGATGTACTCCCACTCCGCCTACCCGCCCTTCAACGAACTGCTCACCGGCATGCTGCGCTCGGCCCGGGTCGCGCCACAGTTCGTGCAATGGCTGGGGTCCTCGCTGACGATCCTGGCACTGGTCAACGCCGGCATGGGCCTGGCGCTGGTGCCCCGGTGCGCTACCAGCGTGGTGTTCAGGCAGGTGGTGTTTCGCGAGATTGATCTGGGTGAAGGGGTGCAGAGCGAGTTGCACCTGGTATGGCGCCAGGACAATGACAACCCGGCGTTTGCCATGCTGCTGGAGGGGATTCGCGGGGCGGTTCGGGAAGGGTTGTGAAGGCGAAGCCACATTGCCCGTGCTGCTGGCTGACTCCGCAAGATGCACAGCGAGCCGTAAACCTTTTACTTGAAAAGCGGCTCAGACCTGCAGGTGAAGCGCATCCGCCATGGCTTCAATCTCTTGTCGCATCCACAATTTCTGCAACCAATGGGAGGGAATAGCCTGCACCCCATAAAATGCCCCTGCCACCTGACCGACAATGGCAGCGGTGGTGTCAGCGTCGTCGCCCAGGTTCGTCGCGGCCAGCACCGCATCAGTGAAACTGTCCGTCTGATGAAAGCACCACAGCGCCGCTTCCAAGGAAGCCACCGAATAACCAGTGCCTGACACTTCACTACGACCTTTTCCCTGATATGCCCCTTGGGCGAGCGCTATCACTTTAGCCTCGGTCAGTTGCTCGGACGACACATGCAACACATCCGCCTTTGAAGCGCCGGTCAATGCGTTGCCAATAACTTCGGCCAACACCTGGCAACACTCCACCGCCTCTGCTGCCCCATGGGTTGTGC encodes the following:
- a CDS encoding glucarate dehydratase family protein, which gives rise to MKITRVTVTPIAFRDPPLLNASGIHEPYALRSIIEIESDNGYIGLGESYGDAPALAIQQQLQSQLIGLDPFNLNQLRAIVQATVAAHRPASVAGAELAPGSHASKAVSNAYSAFEVACLDLQAHYLNVPLVDLLGGAIRDEIPFSAYLFFKYAEHVDSPYPPDSWGEALNEQQIVAQARRMIQDYGFKSIKLKAGTLEPEHEVACIKALKQAFPGYPLRIDPNGNWSLETSIRMAELLGDDLQYYEDPTPGLEGMAELHRRTGLPLATNMVVTDFDEFRRSVALNSVQIVLADHHYWGGLRDTQALAKMCDTFGLGVSMHSNSHLGISLMAMAHVAASVPNLDYACDTHYPWQEPDEEVIKGGKLPIVDGCVKITRAPGLGLELDRDQLAKLHEQFLRCGIRQRDDVRQMQRYKPDWKAVKPRF
- a CDS encoding LysR substrate-binding domain-containing protein codes for the protein MFELAQLRCFTTVATELNFRRAAERLNMTQPPLSRQIQLLEHHLGVELFTRSTRSVALTAAGRAFFIEAQNLLEQAQQAAVAAKRFAQGDIGSVTISFVGSAVYEFLPKVIAEARLKQPQVKIVLSEMNTYQQHEALRARRIDLGIVRSPLLETGYATECLVREPFVLAVPVGHPLASADSVGVEDLDGEPFLMYSHSAYPPFNELLTGMLRSARVAPQFVQWLGSSLTILALVNAGMGLALVPRCATSVVFRQVVFREIDLGEGVQSELHLVWRQDNDNPAFAMLLEGIRGAVREGL